A region from the Leishmania panamensis strain MHOM/PA/94/PSC-1 chromosome 20 sequence genome encodes:
- a CDS encoding hypothetical protein (TriTrypDB/GeneDB-style sysID: LpmP.20.1260), whose amino-acid sequence MLRVEQNQERVLKDQEDRGMYYEQNSNVHTFDTISVGLYSQRSTLYHTMSAERLRNVKVFLMVFSTVLTCVYLYYRYMINPDWAYVERPMNMLGSRVMAVREQRWKHLTEAQRLDALRKGDNGAV is encoded by the coding sequence ATGCTGCGTGTAGAGCAGAACCAGGAACGCGTGCTGAAGGACCAGGAGGACCGAGGTATGTACTACGAGCAGAACAGCAACGTCCACACATTCGACACAATTTCTGTTGGACTCTACTCACAGCGCAGCACGCTTTACCACACCATGAGcgcggagcggctgcgcaacGTGAAGGTATTTCTCATGGTGTTCTCAACGGTGCTGACGTGTGTCTACCTATACTACCGCTACATGATCAATCCGGATTGGGCGTATGTGGAGCGCCCAATGAACATGCTGGGCAGTCGCGTGATGGCGGTccgagagcagcggtggaagcATCTAACGGAGGCACAGCGGCTTGATGCATTACGCAAGGGGGACAACGGGGCTGTTTAG
- a CDS encoding hypothetical protein (TriTrypDB/GeneDB-style sysID: LpmP.20.1270), whose translation MRPSVFTSAKGPPLCSTTVLRPPLTTPQCTAAGYSTIRLDTYHDTSDLREALRKIEAAFMCVEQEAAGVVKPAAEVMSSTADPSTGNGAIKGTADVQLERSDRRALSVSTILFKKNAATASMPPRRGLPVVLQLSPQLVIYCFSFCNLQTLSVLCRVSVRMNVLLTRQGDALWLAAAQRRRIPIEVPACAREELRKVLLRRARERNAEEAHYEAEIARMEQRLSARAQEIYAQNVDVDFALRTSGAVSTQVAANTESFGLRQQRIPQAMAGAGVDFAGTTPAAVSQSAEMYAKLQTEIEALEEMKRACECRLNLQEELLLRQDAQLLQWQSLLLPCKLPKSYSPLAPAEGGAATAPIQTEKESADAAASLPALVSAAQVDNFERRIARLVLNGPVATSSAAITDESPGESSLPVVLRRGVENFASLELVLRAVGNGVPVTGSSPANADAVLASNAKATATAAASDTAVRAAVRRWNAYKKICPTNEEYQKARLFLKAQVLRTVPGPMARVQCNTDGHCSAKADAQLQQQPSVREMPALIRLSGFVRRVEAMSDAQVLQEWM comes from the coding sequence ATGAGGCCTTCCGTGTTCACAAGCGCAAAAGGGCCTCCGCTCTGCAGTACCACCGTTCTTCGCCCTCCGCTGACGACTCCACAATGCACCGCGGCAGGCTACTCAACTATTCGGCTAGACACATATCATGACACGAGTGATTTAAGGGAGGCACTGCGCAAAATAGAGGCAGCCTTTATGTGTGTTGAGCAAGAGGCAGCCGGAGTGGTGAAACCAGCCGCGGAAGTGATGTCTTCCACTGCCGACCCCAGCACGGGGAACGGCGCGATCAAGGGGACGGCAGACGTACAGCTAGAAAGGTCAGATCGCAGAGCTTTATCTGTGTCCACCATTCTTTTCAAGAAGaacgcagcgacagcgtcaATGCCACCGAGGAGAGGTCTACCGGTGGTTTTGCAGTTGTCACCGCAGCTCGTGATTtactgcttctccttctgcaACTTGCAAACGCTGAGTGTGCTGTGTAGAGTATCGGTGCGGATGAATGTTCTGTTGACGCGACAGGGTGACGCATTGTGgctcgcggcggcgcagcggcggcgaatCCCAATTGAGGTTCCGGCCTGTGCGCGGGAGGAACTACGcaaagtgctgctgcgccgcgcacgCGAGCGGAATGCTGAGGAGGCACACTACGAGGCAGAGATCGCGAGAATGGAGCAGCGACTCtcggcgcgcgcgcaggaAATCTATGCCCAAAATGTCGACGTCGATTTCGCACTGCGAACGAGCGGTGCGGTATCAACACAAGTTGCTGCGAACACTGAGTCTTTTGGGCTTCGACAGCAGCGTATACCGCAGGCCATGGCTGGTGCGGGTGTTGATTTTGCAGGCACCACtcctgcagcggtgtcgcAGTCGGCTGAAATGTACGCGAAGTTGCAGACAGAGATAGAGGCATTGGAAGAGATGAAGCGAGCGTGTGAATGCCGCTTGAATCTTCAGGAGGaattgctgctgcgtcaaGATGCGCAACTACTCCAGTGGCAGTCGCTTTTGCTTCCCTGTAAGCTGCCTAAATCCTACTCTCCTCTTGCTCCAGCAGAGGGTGGGGCAGCAACCGCCCCTATACAAACAGAGAAGGAGTCTGCagacgcagctgcgtcgctcCCAGCGCTTGTGTCCGCCGCGCAAGTTGACAATTTTGAGCGTCGCATTGCGCGCCTGGTTCTCAACGGCCCCGTTGCGACTTCATCAGCTGCGATAACGGATGAATCCCCAGGGGAATCAAGCCTGCCTgtcgtgctgcggcgcggtGTAGAGAACTTTGCGAGCTTGGAACTGGTCTTGCGCGCGGTTGGGAATGGCGTGCCAGTTACTGGCAGCAGTCCTGCGAATGCGGATGCCGTGTTAGCGAGCAACGCCaaggccaccgccactgctgctgcttctgacACCGCTGTGCGTGCCGCTGTGAGGCGCTGGAACGCCTATAAGAAGATCTGCCCGACTAATGAGGAGTACCAAAAGGCGCGTCTCTTCTTAAAAGCGCAGGTGCTACGGACCGTGCCAGGGCCCATGGCTCGTGTGCAGTGCAACACGGATGGACACTGCTCCGCAAAGGcagacgcgcagctgcaacagcagccttCCGTGAGAGAGATGCCCGCGCTGATTAGGCTATCTGGCTTTGTGCGGCGTGTAGAGGCGATGTCAGACGcacaggtgctgcaggaatGGATGTAA